In one Myxococcus xanthus genomic region, the following are encoded:
- a CDS encoding IS3 family transposase — protein MTATWRVPRATMSRRRARLRTVATPAARRGPKTALTDEALLEAIRGVLAAAPFLGEGHRKVWARLRAQGVRTSKARGLRLMHEAGLLAPGRTRRLLGPHNHDGSITTDRPDVMWAPMPPAR, from the coding sequence ATGACGGCCACCTGGCGCGTGCCCCGTGCCACGATGTCCCGGCGCCGTGCCCGCCTACGCACCGTGGCCACGCCTGCAGCTCGGCGCGGCCCCAAGACGGCGCTGACGGACGAGGCACTGCTGGAGGCCATCCGCGGCGTGCTGGCGGCGGCGCCCTTCCTGGGCGAGGGGCACCGCAAGGTGTGGGCTCGGCTGCGTGCCCAGGGCGTGCGCACCTCGAAGGCGCGCGGCCTGCGGCTCATGCACGAAGCGGGGCTGCTGGCACCAGGCCGCACCCGCCGGCTGCTGGGGCCGCACAACCACGACGGCTCGATTACCACCGACAGGCCCGATGTCATGTGGGCGCCGATGCCACCTGCACGGTGA
- the secG gene encoding preprotein translocase subunit SecG has protein sequence MLTFVTIVHVLVCVFMIFVILLQPGKDAGMGSALGGGAATSAFGGRGAVTFLSKLTGVFAALFFFSSLGLSFVGLRSSVAAGGSVASPPAQSAPATSGDAAPGSMEQPRGEQSTPPAEGGGNPATGEPAPAQ, from the coding sequence ATGCTGACCTTCGTCACGATCGTGCACGTCCTGGTGTGCGTGTTCATGATCTTCGTCATTCTGCTCCAGCCGGGTAAGGACGCCGGTATGGGCTCCGCGCTGGGCGGTGGTGCCGCCACGAGCGCCTTCGGCGGCCGGGGTGCGGTGACGTTCCTCAGCAAGCTGACCGGCGTCTTCGCCGCGCTCTTCTTCTTCAGCTCGCTCGGCCTGTCCTTCGTGGGGCTGCGCTCCTCGGTGGCGGCGGGTGGCTCGGTGGCTTCGCCTCCGGCGCAGTCGGCCCCGGCGACCTCGGGTGACGCGGCTCCGGGCAGCATGGAGCAGCCGCGCGGCGAGCAGTCGACTCCGCCCGCCGAGGGTGGTGGCAACCCGGCGACGGGTGAGCCGGCTCCGGCGCAGTAG
- the tpiA gene encoding triose-phosphate isomerase, with amino-acid sequence MATARRRKIVAGNWKMNKSVPEALALVRDLRGQVASLGDTVEVVVAPPFVALQPLHVALEGAPLALAAQNCHWESSGAFTGEISAPMLAELGCAYVIVGHSERRQLFGDTDEQVNKRAKAVRAAGMTPIICVGETLAEREANQTLAVVERQVRGALEGFGAKEVAGFVLAYEPVWAIGTGRNATAAQAQEVHAAIRGLVERLYDGETAGRVRIQYGGSVKPDNAAELLGQPDVDGALVGGASLKAGDFAAIVKAAT; translated from the coding sequence ATGGCCACCGCGCGTCGTCGGAAGATCGTTGCTGGCAACTGGAAGATGAACAAGTCGGTACCGGAGGCGCTGGCCCTGGTGCGCGACCTGCGAGGGCAGGTGGCTTCCCTGGGGGACACCGTGGAGGTGGTGGTGGCGCCGCCGTTCGTGGCGCTGCAGCCGCTGCATGTCGCGCTGGAAGGCGCGCCGCTGGCGCTGGCGGCGCAGAATTGTCACTGGGAGTCCTCGGGCGCCTTCACGGGTGAGATTTCCGCGCCGATGCTGGCCGAGCTGGGGTGCGCCTACGTCATCGTGGGGCACTCCGAGCGCCGGCAGCTCTTCGGGGACACGGACGAGCAGGTGAACAAGCGGGCGAAGGCGGTCCGCGCGGCGGGGATGACGCCCATCATCTGCGTGGGCGAGACACTGGCCGAGCGCGAGGCGAACCAGACGCTGGCGGTGGTGGAGCGTCAGGTGCGCGGGGCGCTGGAGGGCTTCGGGGCCAAGGAGGTGGCGGGTTTCGTGCTGGCCTACGAGCCGGTGTGGGCCATTGGGACGGGGCGCAACGCCACGGCGGCGCAGGCGCAGGAGGTCCACGCGGCGATCCGGGGGCTGGTCGAGCGCCTGTATGACGGGGAGACGGCCGGGCGGGTGCGCATCCAGTACGGCGGCAGCGTGAAGCCGGACAACGCCGCGGAATTGCTGGGCCAGCCGGACGTTGACGGGGCGCTTGTCGGGGGCGCGAGCCTGAAGGCGGGCGACTTCGCGGCCATCGTCAAGGCGGCCACTTAG
- a CDS encoding phosphoglycerate kinase, whose protein sequence is MIRYIDDLQLTGKRVFIRVDFNVPMEGRRVTDDTRIREAMPTIRRALEMGGKVILASHLGRPKGPDPKLSLEPVAVRLAELLGGKHEVILTDDCVGDGVKKQVKELKDGQVVVLENLRFHKEEEANDETFARELAALADVYVNDAFGTAHRAHASTAGMVPFVKEKAAGFLMRKEIEYLGKVLKNPDKPFVAILGGSKVSDKIKVIESLLPKVDALLVGGAMAYTFLKAQGVEVGKSRVEGDKLSLATRLLEAAHRFKTQLVLPVDHIVGTEPTENSPATETPDNAIPPDMMGLDIGPKTRAIFAQHIRDARTVVWNGPMGLFEVPKFAEGTRSVAAAMAINTQATTVIGGGDSAAAVEQMGFADKMSHVSTGGGASLEFLEGRDLPGIKALETR, encoded by the coding sequence ATGATCCGTTACATCGATGATCTGCAGCTGACCGGGAAGCGCGTCTTCATCCGCGTGGACTTCAACGTCCCGATGGAAGGACGGCGCGTGACCGACGACACCCGCATCCGCGAGGCGATGCCCACCATCCGGCGCGCGCTCGAAATGGGCGGGAAGGTCATCCTGGCCTCCCACCTCGGCCGCCCCAAGGGACCGGACCCGAAGCTGTCGCTGGAGCCTGTCGCCGTGCGGCTCGCCGAGCTGCTCGGCGGCAAGCACGAAGTCATCCTCACCGACGACTGCGTCGGTGACGGCGTGAAGAAGCAGGTGAAGGAGCTCAAGGACGGCCAGGTGGTCGTCCTGGAGAACCTCCGCTTCCACAAGGAAGAGGAGGCCAACGACGAGACGTTCGCCCGCGAGCTGGCGGCGCTGGCGGACGTCTATGTCAACGACGCCTTCGGCACCGCCCACCGCGCCCACGCGTCCACCGCGGGCATGGTGCCCTTCGTGAAGGAGAAGGCGGCCGGCTTCCTGATGCGGAAGGAAATCGAGTACCTGGGCAAGGTGCTCAAGAACCCGGACAAGCCCTTCGTGGCCATCCTGGGTGGCTCGAAGGTGAGCGACAAAATCAAGGTCATCGAGAGCCTGCTGCCCAAGGTGGACGCGCTGCTCGTCGGTGGCGCCATGGCGTACACCTTCCTGAAGGCGCAGGGCGTCGAGGTGGGCAAGTCCCGCGTCGAGGGCGACAAGCTGTCGCTGGCCACGCGTCTGCTGGAGGCTGCGCACCGGTTCAAGACGCAGCTGGTCCTGCCGGTGGACCACATCGTGGGCACCGAGCCCACGGAGAACAGCCCCGCCACGGAGACGCCGGACAACGCGATTCCGCCGGACATGATGGGCCTGGACATCGGTCCCAAGACGCGCGCCATCTTCGCGCAGCACATCCGCGATGCGAGGACGGTGGTGTGGAACGGGCCCATGGGCCTGTTCGAGGTCCCCAAGTTCGCCGAGGGCACTCGCTCCGTCGCCGCGGCCATGGCCATCAACACGCAGGCCACCACCGTCATCGGCGGCGGGGACAGCGCGGCGGCCGTGGAGCAGATGGGCTTCGCGGACAAGATGAGCCATGTGTCCACTGGTGGAGGGGCGTCCTTGGAATTCCTGGAAGGACGCGACTTGCCGGGCATCAAGGCGCTGGAGACGCGGTAG
- the gap gene encoding type I glyceraldehyde-3-phosphate dehydrogenase, with protein sequence MATRIAINGFGRIGRCILRAVLSRKEDLEIVAINDLDKPAALAHLFKYDSVHRTWPGEVKATEKGIVVDGKEITVTAEKDPTALPWKSLNVDVVLECTGRFTARDAAEKHLKAGAKKVIISAPAKGPDITIAYGINHNEYDPAKHHVISNASCTTNCLAPIAKVLVDNFGIEKGLMTTVHSYTNDQRILDLTHEDMRRARAAALSMIPTSTGAAKAIGEVIPQLKGKMHGLAVRVPTPNVSLVDLTVNTEKKVTAEAVIEAFRKAAEGPLKGVLEFSDAQTVSVDYNGNPHSAIFDSTNCFVMGDNLLKVMAWYDNEWGFSNRMVDTAKFLVSKGV encoded by the coding sequence ATGGCTACCCGGATTGCCATCAATGGTTTTGGCCGCATCGGTCGCTGCATCCTCCGCGCGGTGCTCAGCCGCAAGGAAGACCTCGAGATTGTCGCCATCAACGACCTCGACAAGCCCGCGGCGCTGGCGCACCTGTTCAAGTACGACTCCGTGCACCGCACCTGGCCGGGTGAGGTGAAGGCGACGGAGAAGGGCATCGTGGTGGACGGCAAGGAGATCACCGTCACCGCGGAGAAGGACCCGACGGCGCTGCCCTGGAAGAGCCTGAACGTGGACGTGGTGCTGGAGTGCACCGGCCGCTTCACCGCGCGCGACGCGGCGGAGAAGCACCTGAAGGCGGGCGCGAAGAAGGTCATCATCTCCGCCCCGGCCAAGGGCCCGGACATCACCATCGCTTACGGCATCAACCACAACGAGTACGACCCGGCCAAGCACCACGTCATCTCGAACGCCTCGTGCACCACCAACTGCCTGGCGCCCATCGCCAAGGTGCTGGTGGACAACTTCGGCATCGAGAAGGGCCTGATGACCACGGTCCACAGCTACACCAACGACCAGCGCATCCTGGACCTCACCCACGAGGACATGCGCCGCGCCCGCGCCGCCGCGCTCTCCATGATTCCCACCAGCACCGGCGCCGCGAAGGCCATTGGTGAGGTGATTCCGCAGCTCAAGGGCAAGATGCACGGCCTGGCCGTCCGCGTGCCGACCCCGAACGTGTCCCTGGTGGACCTGACGGTGAACACCGAGAAGAAGGTCACCGCCGAGGCCGTCATCGAGGCCTTCCGCAAGGCCGCCGAAGGCCCGCTCAAGGGCGTGCTGGAGTTCAGCGACGCGCAGACGGTGTCGGTGGACTACAACGGCAACCCGCACTCGGCCATCTTCGACTCCACCAACTGCTTCGTGATGGGCGACAACCTGCTCAAGGTCATGGCCTGGTACGACAACGAGTGGGGCTTCTCCAACCGCATGGTGGACACGGCGAAGTTCCTCGTCTCCAAGGGCGTCTAG
- a CDS encoding N-acetylmuramoyl-L-alanine amidase has protein sequence MNAPSYPLRVRLGGALLALLLTSPLARAESHAAHDHALDEGGCGLEPPGVEYVPMPGPRPHETRRLSAAEPPVVRRELRTGASGTKSGVPQTRQRTGALSGKVVYLSPGHGFTRSAPLNRWATQRPNTWAVVEDLISAEVLNQYLLPMLTGAGATVVPLREPDLNGHMSIVDDGQAGYSEDGDVFESSAQPGWGTPPTPMGNAVEPFSLGTTRVMASARSATASATWTPEIPAEGSYHVYVSYAADPTRAPDAHYVVKHAGGESHFRVNQRRHGGTWVLLGRFYFKAGQHPDSGAVVALNDTAEGGTLSLDAVRFGGGSGVIGDAAMAPLARPRYEESARYHVQFSGAPFTVYAPTGANALTNERNADVTARPRFAAWLHEEGEDAVYVAWHTNASTTGNVSGTEAYVYGPNPVDGTLNFTGFPGSDVLARALLDELAQDMRREVDPSWRVRNLRSANLGEVNPTHNNEMPSVLLEVAYHDNVTDSNRLKEPVFRRVAARAILQGLIKYYAARDSVPVVLPPEAPEAVAALNGSGGTVEFRWAAPPANPDEEGRDAPTGYRVYQSADGLGWDDGTDAAGTSFRTTLAPGTVRYFRVAAHNAGGEGFPSVTVGVRTPGGAESPVLVVNGFERLDASQACAEPLDAYDLHAPVRLLVETMNDGTYVRRHGAALAHAGTAFDSATRAAVAANLVTVGAPYRLVDWFTGRGGAGGARPTREEQDALRGFVMQGGHLLLSGSHVTSALAVGSAEDQAFLADILRAAPGSGTPPFSVEGMPGDWLAQLTGVALDDGTRGGYAVGVTDVLTPASGGTSVLRYLGTDLAAGVMSAPNGRVLLLGVPFEGIVSPVQRAGLMSSFLVQAGLLTELPPPPAEESGAASLLSACVAARGVDPHPPPEPEPEPEPEPHVVGVLPQFYPLGDSGCGCGAGGGTGTAVWLLLGVIVQLRRARRRGDVAGR, from the coding sequence GTGAATGCCCCTTCCTACCCTCTTCGTGTCCGTCTGGGTGGCGCACTGCTCGCGCTGTTGTTGACTTCCCCCCTGGCCCGCGCGGAATCCCACGCCGCGCACGACCATGCACTGGATGAAGGGGGGTGTGGCCTGGAGCCGCCGGGCGTGGAGTACGTGCCGATGCCCGGGCCCCGTCCGCATGAGACTCGCCGCCTGTCCGCCGCGGAGCCACCGGTCGTCCGGCGCGAGCTCCGGACGGGGGCTTCCGGGACGAAGTCGGGCGTGCCGCAGACGCGGCAGCGCACGGGCGCGCTCTCCGGCAAGGTGGTGTACCTGAGCCCGGGTCACGGTTTCACGCGCAGCGCGCCGCTGAACCGCTGGGCCACTCAGCGGCCGAACACCTGGGCCGTGGTGGAGGACCTCATCTCCGCCGAGGTCCTCAACCAGTACCTGCTGCCCATGCTGACGGGCGCCGGCGCCACCGTGGTGCCCCTGCGGGAGCCGGACCTCAACGGGCACATGTCCATCGTCGACGACGGGCAGGCCGGCTATTCGGAGGACGGCGACGTCTTCGAGTCCTCCGCTCAGCCCGGCTGGGGCACGCCGCCGACACCCATGGGCAACGCGGTGGAGCCCTTCTCGCTGGGCACGACGCGGGTGATGGCCTCCGCGCGCAGCGCCACCGCGAGCGCGACGTGGACGCCGGAGATTCCCGCGGAGGGCAGCTACCACGTCTACGTCTCCTACGCGGCCGACCCCACGCGCGCGCCGGACGCGCACTACGTGGTGAAGCACGCGGGCGGTGAGAGCCACTTCCGGGTCAACCAGCGCCGTCACGGCGGGACGTGGGTGCTGCTGGGGCGCTTCTATTTCAAGGCGGGGCAGCACCCGGATTCCGGCGCGGTGGTGGCGCTGAACGACACCGCGGAGGGCGGCACGCTGTCGCTGGACGCGGTGCGCTTCGGCGGTGGCAGCGGCGTCATCGGTGACGCGGCGATGGCGCCCCTGGCGCGGCCCCGCTACGAGGAGTCCGCGCGCTACCACGTGCAGTTCAGCGGCGCGCCCTTCACGGTGTACGCACCCACGGGGGCCAACGCGCTGACCAACGAGCGCAACGCGGACGTCACCGCCCGGCCTCGCTTCGCCGCGTGGCTGCACGAGGAGGGCGAGGACGCGGTGTACGTGGCGTGGCACACCAACGCGTCCACCACGGGCAACGTGTCGGGGACGGAGGCCTACGTGTACGGGCCCAACCCGGTGGACGGCACGCTCAACTTCACCGGCTTCCCGGGCAGTGACGTGCTGGCGCGGGCGCTGCTGGACGAGCTGGCGCAGGACATGCGCCGCGAGGTGGACCCGAGCTGGCGGGTGCGCAACCTGCGCTCGGCGAACCTGGGCGAGGTGAACCCCACGCACAACAATGAGATGCCGTCCGTGCTGCTGGAGGTCGCCTACCACGACAACGTGACGGATTCGAACCGGCTGAAGGAGCCCGTGTTCCGTCGGGTGGCCGCGCGCGCCATCCTTCAGGGCCTCATCAAGTACTACGCGGCCCGGGACAGCGTGCCTGTCGTCCTGCCGCCCGAGGCGCCCGAGGCGGTGGCCGCGCTCAACGGCAGCGGCGGCACGGTGGAGTTCCGCTGGGCGGCGCCGCCGGCCAACCCGGATGAGGAGGGCCGCGACGCGCCCACGGGTTACCGCGTCTACCAGAGCGCGGACGGGCTGGGCTGGGACGACGGCACGGATGCAGCGGGCACGTCCTTCCGCACCACGCTGGCGCCGGGCACCGTGCGTTACTTCCGCGTGGCCGCGCACAACGCGGGCGGCGAGGGCTTCCCGTCCGTCACTGTGGGCGTTCGGACGCCGGGCGGCGCGGAGTCCCCGGTGCTGGTGGTCAACGGCTTCGAGCGGCTGGATGCATCCCAGGCGTGCGCCGAGCCGCTGGACGCCTATGACCTCCATGCGCCTGTCCGCCTGCTGGTGGAGACGATGAACGATGGCACCTACGTGCGCCGCCACGGCGCCGCGCTGGCGCACGCGGGCACCGCCTTCGACAGCGCGACGCGCGCGGCGGTGGCGGCGAACCTGGTGACGGTGGGCGCGCCGTACCGGCTGGTGGACTGGTTCACCGGTCGGGGTGGGGCGGGAGGGGCCCGTCCTACCCGTGAGGAGCAGGACGCCCTGCGCGGGTTCGTGATGCAGGGAGGGCACCTCCTCCTGTCGGGCAGCCATGTGACGTCGGCGCTGGCCGTGGGTTCGGCGGAGGACCAGGCCTTCCTGGCGGACATTCTTCGCGCGGCGCCGGGCAGCGGAACGCCCCCGTTCTCCGTGGAGGGCATGCCGGGCGACTGGCTGGCCCAGCTCACCGGGGTGGCGCTGGATGACGGCACGCGGGGCGGCTACGCGGTGGGCGTGACGGACGTGCTGACGCCCGCGTCGGGTGGCACGTCCGTGCTTCGCTATCTGGGAACTGACCTGGCGGCGGGCGTGATGTCGGCGCCCAACGGGCGGGTCCTGCTGCTGGGCGTGCCTTTCGAGGGCATCGTCAGTCCGGTGCAGCGCGCCGGGCTCATGTCCTCGTTCCTGGTGCAGGCGGGCCTGCTCACGGAGCTGCCTCCTCCGCCGGCCGAGGAATCCGGCGCCGCGAGCCTGCTCTCCGCCTGTGTGGCGGCGCGGGGCGTGGACCCGCACCCGCCACCGGAGCCCGAGCCGGAGCCTGAACCCGAGCCCCATGTGGTGGGGGTGCTGCCGCAGTTCTATCCGCTGGGAGATTCCGGCTGTGGCTGCGGGGCGGGTGGGGGAACGGGCACCGCCGTCTGGCTGTTGCTCGGGGTGATTGTTCAGCTTCGGCGTGCGCGTCGTCGCGGGGATGTCGCCGGGCGTTGA
- the mprA gene encoding MprA protease, GlyGly-CTERM protein-sorting domain-containing form, protein MNAPPRPPSSFPPRHGSGLLASFGHAWAGLIHTVIYQRNMRVHLIAAVLVGLVGSGIPLGLAEKVTLIFCVLLIFFAEILNSALEHLVDLAVQQFDEKARLAKDAAAAGVLVLALGTVVIFAAILVHNWDTVRTSTDAIIRQVALGLPLTACILVLVLPQRRPAWVDVAAFTAGGVLMALQATQTASSVFSALTAGLLFVAGAAAYQRRREQRAPRA, encoded by the coding sequence ATGAACGCACCTCCCCGGCCACCCTCATCCTTCCCCCCCCGTCACGGTTCGGGGCTGCTCGCCTCGTTCGGTCACGCGTGGGCGGGGCTCATCCACACCGTCATCTACCAGCGCAACATGCGCGTCCACCTCATCGCCGCCGTGCTGGTGGGGCTGGTGGGCAGCGGTATCCCTCTGGGGCTCGCGGAGAAGGTGACGCTCATCTTCTGCGTCCTGCTCATCTTCTTCGCCGAAATCCTCAACAGCGCGCTGGAACACCTGGTGGACCTGGCCGTCCAGCAGTTCGACGAGAAGGCCCGGCTGGCCAAGGACGCGGCCGCCGCGGGCGTGCTGGTGCTCGCGCTGGGCACGGTGGTCATCTTCGCCGCCATCCTGGTGCACAACTGGGACACGGTGCGCACGAGCACCGACGCCATCATCCGCCAGGTGGCGCTGGGTCTGCCGCTGACGGCCTGCATCCTGGTGCTGGTGTTGCCGCAGCGCCGTCCCGCGTGGGTGGATGTGGCTGCCTTCACCGCGGGCGGCGTGCTGATGGCGCTCCAGGCCACGCAGACGGCCAGTAGCGTCTTCAGCGCCCTCACCGCGGGTCTGCTCTTTGTCGCCGGCGCGGCTGCGTACCAGCGGAGGCGGGAGCAGAGGGCGCCCCGCGCCTGA
- a CDS encoding NAD(P)/FAD-dependent oxidoreductase, producing MAYRVNNIGLWLDEPEELLGQRAAEKLGVTRSDLASVRVVRSVLDARKKGSPRYIYTLEVELARGKKPAKLPPDVGETPPPPEALGPVKAPEQWPIIIGTGPAGLFAALGLLERGVRSILLERGREVVSRRKDVAKLMRDGTLDPESNMNFGEGGAGAYTDGKLSTRINHPMVRKVIEAFARYGAPDHILIEGKPHIGSDLLPGAVAKLREELIAGGCEVHFSTRVDDLLYKDGHIAGVKLSDGRTLESNRVILAPGNSARELYERFAADGRVIVEAKPFALGFRAEHPQTLINSIQYGNAAKNPRLPPADYKLAENLEVDGEVRGVFSFCMCPGGIVVPTPTQDGLQCTNGMSNSRRNARYANSGIVVSVSVADFEREGFRGPLAGLEFQRHWESKAYELGGGRFYAPAQTIPDYLAGRVKKDPGGTSYRPGLAHTDLNQLFPARLTESLKQALRTFERKMRGFISEEGKLIGIESRTSSPVRVTRGEDLQSVSMKGLYPAGEGCGYAGGIVSSAVDGLRVAEQIATELS from the coding sequence ATGGCGTATCGGGTGAACAACATCGGGCTGTGGCTGGACGAGCCAGAGGAGCTGCTCGGTCAGCGCGCCGCGGAGAAGTTGGGCGTCACCCGCTCCGACCTCGCGTCCGTGCGGGTGGTGCGCTCCGTGCTGGACGCGCGGAAGAAGGGCAGCCCGCGCTACATCTACACGCTGGAGGTGGAGCTGGCCCGGGGCAAGAAGCCGGCGAAGCTGCCACCGGACGTGGGTGAGACGCCCCCTCCTCCCGAAGCGCTGGGCCCGGTGAAGGCGCCGGAGCAGTGGCCCATCATCATCGGCACGGGCCCCGCGGGGCTCTTCGCCGCGCTGGGCCTGCTGGAGCGCGGCGTTCGCAGCATCCTGCTGGAGCGAGGCCGCGAGGTGGTGTCGCGCCGCAAGGACGTGGCGAAGCTCATGCGCGACGGGACGCTGGACCCCGAAAGCAACATGAACTTCGGCGAGGGCGGCGCGGGCGCGTACACGGACGGCAAGCTGTCCACGCGCATCAACCACCCCATGGTGCGCAAGGTCATCGAGGCCTTCGCCCGTTACGGCGCGCCGGACCACATCCTCATCGAGGGCAAGCCGCACATCGGCTCGGACCTGCTGCCCGGTGCGGTGGCGAAGCTGCGTGAGGAGCTCATCGCTGGCGGCTGCGAGGTCCACTTCAGCACGCGCGTGGACGACCTGCTCTACAAGGACGGCCACATCGCGGGCGTGAAGCTGTCCGACGGACGCACGCTGGAGAGCAACCGTGTCATCCTGGCTCCCGGCAACTCCGCGCGCGAGCTTTACGAGCGCTTCGCCGCCGACGGCCGGGTGATTGTGGAGGCCAAGCCCTTCGCCCTGGGCTTCCGCGCCGAGCACCCGCAGACGCTCATCAACAGCATCCAGTACGGCAACGCGGCCAAGAATCCGCGCCTGCCCCCGGCGGACTACAAGCTGGCGGAGAACCTGGAGGTGGACGGCGAGGTGCGCGGCGTCTTCTCGTTCTGCATGTGCCCCGGCGGCATCGTGGTGCCCACGCCCACGCAGGACGGACTCCAGTGCACCAACGGCATGAGCAACTCGCGGCGCAACGCGCGCTACGCCAACTCGGGCATCGTCGTGTCCGTGTCCGTGGCGGACTTCGAGCGCGAGGGCTTCCGCGGGCCGCTGGCGGGCCTGGAGTTCCAGCGTCACTGGGAGAGCAAGGCGTATGAGCTGGGCGGAGGCCGCTTCTACGCGCCGGCCCAGACGATTCCTGACTACCTGGCCGGGCGCGTGAAGAAGGACCCGGGCGGCACCAGCTACCGTCCCGGCCTGGCGCACACGGACCTCAACCAACTCTTCCCGGCGCGGCTCACCGAGTCACTGAAGCAAGCCCTGCGCACCTTCGAGCGGAAGATGCGCGGCTTCATCAGCGAGGAGGGCAAGCTCATCGGCATCGAGAGCCGCACGTCCTCACCGGTGCGCGTCACCCGCGGCGAGGACCTGCAGTCGGTGTCCATGAAGGGCCTCTACCCGGCGGGCGAGGGCTGCGGCTACGCGGGCGGCATCGTTTCGTCCGCCGTTGATGGACTGCGCGTCGCTGAGCAGATTGCCACCGAACTGTCCTGA
- a CDS encoding class I SAM-dependent rRNA methyltransferase, translated as MLSTYLSRDAARRLRHGAPWLRREDIVSMEGTPQPGEPVQLRDEDGSVLGLGDVDLEASYAVRRLGQPDEAVEGLIPRHLRHAFERRARLVDDPRFCRVVNDDGDGLPGLIVDRYDTHFVVQTLTRAMDARHEELTRALVEVAGAGAVLLRNDTLRRKALGLPTQRPHVLYGTPPRWCRLLEMGARFTVDLTYGQGTGYAYDQREVRRFVARMAQGSRVLDASCNVGGLFVHAGVHGARHILAFDADADAADLARENAEANGLLGRVMVETGKPLQVLRAVRDTFDLVLLDTPAVATGEEFVELLRHALRRTRHGGWLMVTGYHPPLPQDGFDDLVATACEGEARIATRLARPGLPPDHPTLAGSHGAEHLHAMALEVS; from the coding sequence GTGCTCAGCACCTATCTGTCCCGCGACGCCGCCCGCCGACTCCGCCATGGCGCGCCATGGCTGCGCCGGGAAGACATCGTCTCCATGGAAGGCACGCCGCAGCCCGGAGAGCCCGTACAGCTTCGGGACGAGGACGGCTCGGTGCTGGGCCTGGGAGACGTGGATTTAGAGGCGTCCTACGCGGTGCGGCGGCTCGGCCAGCCGGACGAGGCGGTGGAGGGACTCATCCCACGCCATCTCCGCCACGCCTTCGAACGGCGGGCCCGGCTGGTGGACGACCCGCGCTTCTGCCGCGTCGTCAACGATGACGGGGACGGTCTGCCCGGCCTCATCGTGGACCGCTACGACACGCACTTCGTGGTGCAGACGCTCACCCGTGCCATGGACGCGCGCCATGAGGAACTGACGCGCGCGCTGGTGGAGGTGGCGGGCGCGGGCGCGGTGCTGCTGCGCAACGACACCCTTCGCCGCAAAGCGCTGGGCCTGCCCACACAGCGCCCCCATGTCCTGTACGGCACCCCACCCCGTTGGTGCCGGCTGCTGGAGATGGGGGCCCGCTTCACCGTGGACCTCACATACGGCCAGGGCACGGGCTACGCGTATGACCAGCGCGAGGTCCGCCGCTTCGTGGCGCGCATGGCCCAGGGCTCGCGCGTGCTGGACGCCAGTTGCAACGTGGGAGGGCTCTTCGTCCACGCGGGGGTGCACGGGGCCCGGCACATCCTCGCGTTCGACGCCGACGCGGACGCCGCGGACCTGGCGCGTGAGAACGCGGAGGCCAACGGCCTGCTGGGCCGGGTGATGGTGGAGACGGGCAAACCCCTCCAGGTCCTCCGTGCGGTGCGAGACACCTTCGACCTGGTCCTGCTGGACACACCGGCCGTGGCGACCGGCGAGGAATTCGTGGAGTTGCTGCGTCACGCGCTTCGCAGGACGCGCCACGGTGGATGGTTGATGGTCACCGGGTACCATCCACCCCTCCCCCAGGACGGCTTTGACGACCTGGTGGCCACCGCCTGCGAGGGCGAGGCCCGGATCGCCACCCGGCTGGCCCGCCCTGGCCTGCCGCCAGACCACCCGACCCTGGCCGGATCCCATGGGGCCGAGCACCTCCACGCAATGGCGTTGGAAGTCAGCTGA